One genomic segment of Dehalococcoidales bacterium includes these proteins:
- a CDS encoding universal stress protein, whose protein sequence is MYKSILIPLDGSALSETSLAHVLNMTECNNPPAVVLLRAREPMDSGVRQRLSNDLARQLDEAYQEEMKEYLEKVAAFLKEKGITAKTVAATGPAAESILDYSRENDIDIIVMSSHGRTGIARWAFGSVTEKVLKESAIPVLVIPHKAK, encoded by the coding sequence ATGTATAAAAGTATCCTTATACCGCTTGATGGTTCTGCTCTTTCTGAAACCAGCCTGGCCCATGTATTGAACATGACAGAGTGCAACAATCCTCCTGCTGTTGTGTTATTACGCGCAAGAGAACCGATGGATAGCGGGGTCCGGCAACGCCTCAGCAACGATCTTGCCCGTCAACTGGACGAAGCCTACCAGGAGGAAATGAAGGAATACCTGGAAAAAGTTGCCGCTTTTCTCAAAGAAAAGGGAATAACCGCTAAAACTGTCGCGGCGACTGGTCCGGCGGCAGAAAGCATTCTCGATTATTCCCGAGAAAACGACATTGATATTATTGTCATGAGCAGCCATGGGCGCACCGGTATTGCCCGCTGGGCTTTTGGGAGTGTTACTGAGAAAGTGCTCAAGGAGTCTGCCATTCCAGTGCTGGTTATCCCTCACAAGGCAAAGTAA
- a CDS encoding GYD domain-containing protein, whose protein sequence is MARYLQLVVLTDKGRKNFNENPDWIKEELDREIELLGGKIVTQYALLGQYDFINIIEAPSDEVAAKIAIKLSATGTVNPTTLAAIPLESLVQTLRKSSQPDW, encoded by the coding sequence ATGGCACGTTATCTTCAACTGGTAGTGCTTACCGATAAAGGACGAAAAAATTTCAATGAAAACCCAGACTGGATAAAAGAAGAGCTGGATAGAGAAATTGAGCTATTGGGTGGCAAGATCGTCACTCAGTATGCACTTTTGGGCCAGTATGACTTTATAAATATTATTGAAGCCCCGTCAGATGAGGTAGCGGCAAAGATCGCGATCAAGCTTTCGGCTACTGGCACAGTTAATCCAACAACCCTGGCTGCCATTCCTTTGGAGAGTCTGGTACAGACCTTAAGAAAAAGCAGCCAGCCAGACTGGTAG
- a CDS encoding ABC transporter ATP-binding protein has protein sequence MDNSAILNIDDIHLTFGGVQALKGISAQIKENEILAVIGPNGAGKTCLLNCINGFYKPQKGRITFKGQDITGIRPDLAARMGLARTFQNIELYAGLTALENIMAARHVHMKQNMLSSAMYFGPAHSEEIEHRRIAEDIIDFLEIEPIRKSVVGSLPYGMRKRVELGRALALEPSVLLLDEPMAGMNLEEKEDIARFIIDIFEGQGQTYPNTPVLRDGVKSIILIEHDMGVVMDIADRIIVLDFGKKIAEGIPEEIRVNPEVVAAYLGKEA, from the coding sequence ATGGATAATTCAGCTATCTTGAACATAGATGATATTCATCTTACTTTCGGCGGCGTACAAGCACTTAAGGGAATAAGCGCCCAGATTAAGGAGAATGAAATTCTAGCTGTAATTGGCCCAAACGGCGCTGGTAAAACCTGTTTGCTTAACTGCATTAATGGTTTCTACAAACCCCAGAAAGGCCGAATTACCTTTAAAGGCCAAGACATTACCGGAATACGTCCTGACCTGGCAGCCAGAATGGGGCTGGCACGAACCTTCCAGAATATTGAGCTGTATGCTGGTCTTACCGCACTGGAAAATATAATGGCAGCCAGGCATGTGCACATGAAACAAAACATGCTTTCCTCCGCCATGTATTTTGGACCAGCTCACTCGGAAGAAATTGAACATCGCCGTATTGCCGAAGACATTATAGATTTCCTCGAAATTGAACCGATTCGCAAGAGTGTTGTTGGTTCTTTACCTTATGGTATGAGAAAAAGAGTCGAGCTGGGCAGAGCCCTGGCGCTCGAACCCAGCGTACTTCTGCTCGATGAACCTATGGCTGGCATGAACCTTGAAGAAAAAGAAGACATCGCGCGTTTCATTATTGATATTTTCGAAGGCCAGGGGCAAACTTACCCGAACACTCCGGTACTCAGAGACGGGGTAAAAAGCATTATACTCATCGAGCATGATATGGGAGTGGTGATGGATATTGCTGATCGTATAATCGTGCTTGATTTTGGTAAAAAAATTGCCGAGGGAATTCCTGAAGAAATTCGAGTTAATCCTGAAGTTGTTGCAGCTTATCTGGGCAAAGAAGCTTAA
- a CDS encoding AMP-binding protein, with product MAVRQDEHYDEWETMSTEARENYLNSRLRLQMRHLYDYSTAARELFEKAGIKAGDINTIADLPRLPVTRKEDIIRAQEENPPYGGLIAVPEEDIERIFISPGPVYEIQTTDIQWFSRALWAAGFRRGDIVLNSFTYHLSPAGMLMHEGLRQCGATVVVTGAGNTEIQLRAMKHLKVNGFLGTPSFLMVLIKKAEENGDDFKKDYNLQKAWFTGEPLAASVRKVFEQDYGIDTYQGYAVTEPGGVIAYECSHKEGYHLMDDYAIEIINSADGLPVKAGEIGEIVITPVHNKAWGLIRFGTGDLSSIDINPCPCGRSSPKLTGILGRIGEAVKIRGMFVVGYEVDGVMKAFEEVTHYQMKIGRSGQRDSVEIIVSLKPGTNEKDIRDEIARNFQSRCRLKLDGISIVADAVFKPGYKKIEDNRTWQ from the coding sequence ATGGCTGTAAGACAAGACGAGCATTACGATGAATGGGAAACCATGTCAACTGAAGCCAGGGAGAATTATCTGAATAGCCGACTAAGGCTTCAGATGCGCCATCTTTATGACTATTCTACAGCTGCGCGTGAATTGTTTGAGAAAGCCGGAATTAAAGCTGGTGATATTAACACTATTGCCGATCTGCCTCGTTTACCCGTGACCCGTAAAGAGGATATTATCAGAGCGCAAGAAGAAAATCCTCCATACGGCGGTCTTATTGCTGTTCCGGAGGAGGATATTGAACGTATATTCATTTCTCCGGGTCCGGTATACGAAATACAAACTACTGATATCCAGTGGTTTAGCCGGGCATTATGGGCTGCCGGATTCAGGCGGGGTGATATAGTTCTGAATAGCTTCACGTATCACCTTTCGCCGGCAGGTATGCTTATGCATGAAGGTTTGAGACAATGCGGAGCTACAGTAGTGGTTACCGGGGCGGGCAACACAGAAATACAACTTCGTGCCATGAAACATCTTAAAGTCAATGGTTTTTTAGGAACGCCGTCATTTCTGATGGTATTGATTAAGAAAGCTGAAGAAAACGGGGATGATTTCAAAAAGGACTACAACCTGCAAAAAGCGTGGTTTACCGGCGAGCCCCTGGCTGCATCTGTGCGGAAAGTATTTGAACAAGACTATGGTATTGATACCTATCAGGGCTATGCGGTGACTGAACCAGGTGGAGTGATAGCTTATGAGTGCAGCCACAAGGAAGGTTATCACCTGATGGATGATTACGCGATTGAAATTATTAACTCCGCTGATGGCTTGCCAGTTAAGGCTGGTGAGATCGGAGAGATAGTAATTACTCCGGTGCATAATAAGGCATGGGGGCTGATCAGGTTCGGGACTGGAGACCTTTCGAGTATTGACATTAACCCCTGTCCTTGCGGGCGGAGTTCCCCTAAATTAACCGGGATTCTAGGTAGAATCGGGGAAGCGGTAAAAATTCGAGGAATGTTCGTTGTGGGTTATGAAGTTGATGGGGTGATGAAAGCGTTTGAAGAAGTAACTCACTACCAGATGAAAATAGGACGCAGCGGTCAACGGGATTCGGTGGAAATAATTGTCAGTTTAAAACCGGGCACAAATGAAAAGGATATTCGTGATGAGATTGCCAGGAATTTCCAGTCTAGATGTCGCTTGAAGCTGGATGGAATCAGCATTGTAGCGGATGCAGTTTTTAAGCCGGGGTATAAAAAAATAGAAGATAACCGCACCTGGCAATAA
- a CDS encoding ABC transporter ATP-binding protein, with protein sequence MLKINNIEVTYLNVIRVIHGISLTVPDGAIVTLLGGNGAGKSTTLKAVSGLLHIEEGRVTDGSIYWDDIRIDEKSAEDIGRLGIVQALEGRRIFGHLTAEENLLVGAFNRSNRGEVRKDLDMVYYYFPRLKDLRKNTAGYLSGGEQQMVVIGRAMMAAPQMMMLDEPSLGLAPMLVEEIYEIIKRFNQEQKTSVLIVEQNVRVALNIADYGYVLENGRIVLDGTADFLKNNEDVKEFYMGLSATGTKKNYRELKHYKRRKRWL encoded by the coding sequence ATGCTTAAGATTAACAATATAGAAGTCACGTATCTAAACGTTATTCGGGTTATTCACGGCATTTCCTTAACCGTGCCCGATGGAGCTATTGTTACTTTGTTGGGGGGTAATGGCGCTGGAAAAAGTACTACCCTTAAGGCAGTATCAGGGCTTTTGCATATAGAAGAAGGCCGGGTAACTGACGGATCAATATACTGGGATGATATCCGGATAGATGAAAAAAGCGCCGAAGATATTGGTAGACTTGGTATTGTGCAGGCTCTGGAAGGGCGCCGTATATTCGGCCATCTTACTGCTGAAGAAAACTTGTTGGTTGGTGCTTTCAACCGCAGTAACCGGGGGGAAGTCAGGAAAGATCTGGATATGGTTTACTATTACTTTCCACGCCTTAAAGACCTGAGGAAAAATACTGCGGGGTATCTTTCAGGGGGCGAACAGCAGATGGTGGTGATTGGCAGGGCGATGATGGCCGCTCCGCAGATGATGATGCTGGATGAACCTTCACTTGGTTTGGCGCCGATGCTAGTTGAAGAAATTTACGAGATAATAAAGCGTTTTAACCAAGAGCAAAAAACCTCTGTTTTGATTGTTGAGCAAAACGTACGGGTAGCCCTCAATATTGCCGATTATGGATATGTTTTGGAAAACGGCAGAATTGTCCTTGACGGCACTGCCGATTTTCTTAAAAATAACGAGGATGTTAAAGAATTTTATATGGGGCTTTCGGCTACCGGTACTAAAAAAAATTATCGTGAATTAAAGCACTACAAAAGGCGGAAAAGATGGCTGTAA
- a CDS encoding ABC transporter substrate-binding protein produces the protein MGKYHSANISRRGFIKGTSMASLVLFIGGVPLLISACGSQKETIRIGLSTPSTGAAAEKGQVLEHGNKDAIRYINQEWGGVSGYEVELVWMDNGYNAATMVNNVNKFMDSRCITFGCSSSAMMTAGMTVANQSGFTGLAVYGAPVIYRPPQHIYGQMPDYGDDFVVFAQYYKDNLWDGRGKPTVVMHLLNNSTGYGAYDGAKAKAAELRFELLEPVFEHTASTTSETTSLNSIRALDPDILYIASTPKPSSVIIKNAYELGMTGGNMIIACGHAGMTKALVDLAGTNVCEGVYGLFPTVNWDDGASGMAKVKEYCQKYHPADFGNMDYIASWCQSLIMAKAAELAVESVGYETLSKGDSNAWKAYEDYGIKALNNYDVEGLQGPVSYTPGDNRMSKSLRVFQVQGGSINPVTDWIEAPVIEYEKYDWFGKK, from the coding sequence ATGGGAAAATATCATAGTGCTAATATTTCAAGACGCGGGTTCATCAAAGGAACAAGCATGGCATCACTTGTTTTGTTTATTGGAGGTGTACCGTTGCTCATTTCAGCCTGCGGGAGCCAGAAGGAAACTATAAGAATTGGATTATCCACTCCCAGCACTGGAGCTGCTGCTGAGAAGGGGCAGGTTTTGGAGCATGGAAACAAAGATGCAATTCGGTATATTAACCAGGAATGGGGCGGAGTGAGCGGTTACGAAGTGGAACTGGTATGGATGGACAATGGTTACAATGCGGCTACCATGGTAAACAACGTTAACAAGTTTATGGATAGCCGGTGCATCACTTTCGGTTGTTCTTCGTCCGCTATGATGACGGCTGGAATGACTGTTGCCAACCAGAGCGGTTTTACTGGATTGGCAGTATATGGCGCCCCTGTGATATATAGGCCACCTCAACACATATATGGCCAGATGCCTGATTACGGTGATGATTTCGTGGTATTTGCGCAGTATTATAAAGATAACCTGTGGGACGGGCGGGGGAAACCAACGGTTGTAATGCATTTGCTAAACAACTCTACCGGATATGGTGCTTATGATGGAGCAAAAGCAAAGGCAGCAGAGTTAAGGTTCGAGTTACTGGAACCGGTTTTCGAACACACTGCTAGCACAACTTCAGAAACAACCAGCCTGAATTCCATCAGGGCGCTCGATCCGGACATACTCTACATTGCCAGTACTCCAAAGCCCAGTTCGGTGATTATTAAAAATGCTTACGAATTGGGTATGACTGGTGGAAATATGATAATTGCTTGCGGTCACGCCGGGATGACCAAGGCTCTGGTAGACCTGGCGGGTACAAATGTTTGTGAGGGGGTTTATGGCTTGTTTCCTACAGTGAACTGGGATGATGGTGCGTCTGGAATGGCAAAGGTAAAGGAGTATTGCCAGAAGTATCATCCTGCCGATTTTGGTAATATGGACTACATAGCCTCTTGGTGCCAGAGTCTGATTATGGCCAAAGCCGCCGAGCTTGCTGTGGAATCGGTTGGATATGAAACACTGTCAAAAGGTGATTCGAATGCGTGGAAAGCCTATGAAGATTATGGAATTAAAGCGTTAAATAACTATGATGTAGAGGGGCTTCAGGGTCCTGTTAGCTATACTCCCGGGGATAATCGCATGTCCAAGTCTCTCAGGGTTTTTCAGGTCCAGGGAGGAAGCATCAATCCGGTGACGGATTGGATCGAGGCGCCAGTAATTGAATATGAAAAATACGATTGGTTTGGGAAGAAATAA
- a CDS encoding branched-chain amino acid ABC transporter permease, whose protein sequence is MHLPAGIRNYTYAQDMAIFRTKTQWAMLGLLLVALIVVPLFMANYWLSIFNIIAITIIAALGLNLLTGYCGQLSIGHAGFIAVGAYTSAILTGQYEVPFLFGMLGGGLMAGLTGVLFGLPSLRVKGFYLAISTIAAQFIIMWVISQWGSLTGGFIGLNVPAAEIFGYQFTGQLSKYYLIMAICVIAIFVAKNLARTRQGRAFVAIRDNDLAAQVMGINLFRYKLIAFFTGCFFAGISGALLAHCYYGFLNPEFFSFKESILYVGMIIIGGLGTTAGPIFGVVFIRLLERLLSLELVPFLESTITVFPSGWASGITPMLFGLVIVLFLIIEPRGLAHRWQIFKNSYRLWPFSY, encoded by the coding sequence GTGCATTTACCGGCAGGAATAAGAAACTATACATATGCTCAAGATATGGCAATATTCCGCACTAAAACGCAGTGGGCTATGCTTGGATTGCTATTGGTTGCTTTAATAGTAGTGCCCCTTTTTATGGCAAATTACTGGTTGAGTATATTCAATATCATTGCCATTACGATTATCGCTGCTCTGGGTTTAAACCTGCTTACTGGTTATTGCGGGCAACTTTCAATTGGGCACGCAGGATTTATAGCAGTTGGTGCTTATACTTCAGCAATTCTTACCGGTCAATACGAAGTCCCGTTTCTCTTTGGTATGCTTGGAGGCGGATTAATGGCGGGCTTAACCGGTGTGCTTTTTGGGCTTCCATCTTTACGTGTGAAAGGATTTTACCTGGCGATTAGTACCATCGCTGCTCAATTTATCATAATGTGGGTGATTAGCCAGTGGGGAAGCTTAACCGGGGGATTTATTGGTCTCAACGTACCGGCTGCAGAAATATTCGGATACCAGTTCACCGGCCAACTAAGCAAATACTACTTAATCATGGCAATTTGTGTCATTGCGATATTTGTGGCAAAAAACCTGGCAAGGACCCGGCAGGGCAGGGCTTTTGTAGCCATCAGGGATAACGACCTGGCAGCTCAGGTGATGGGTATAAACCTGTTTCGCTACAAACTTATTGCTTTTTTCACCGGGTGTTTTTTCGCCGGAATTAGCGGAGCGTTATTGGCGCACTGCTATTACGGATTCCTTAATCCGGAATTTTTTAGCTTTAAAGAATCTATATTATATGTAGGTATGATTATAATTGGCGGGCTGGGCACCACCGCAGGCCCAATATTTGGGGTGGTTTTCATCCGCTTGCTGGAACGGTTACTGTCACTGGAACTCGTACCGTTCCTGGAGTCGACTATCACCGTGTTCCCCTCCGGGTGGGCTTCGGGTATCACCCCCATGTTATTTGGGTTAGTTATTGTGTTGTTTTTAATTATTGAACCCAGAGGACTGGCTCATCGCTGGCAGATATTTAAAAATTCCTATCGTCTTTGGCCTTTTTCGTATTAG
- a CDS encoding branched-chain amino acid ABC transporter permease, whose amino-acid sequence MADLLQYTITGITVGMVYSLIAMGFVLIWKSSGVANLALGQLVLLFSWFTYGMLAQTGLPIWLGLFIVVGFALLLGWIIERFILRPLIAQPILSLIAVTLGMAYFIEGLCTFVWPWGVDVLPRLFPQDPVRIVTAVVSQEYLWAAGISLLLFVALSLYFKYSRMGIAMRATADDQMAVQACGIPVTKIFSRSWMFACVMAAIGGVLMSSIGGISYGLVETGMKSFSVVILGGLDSFLGAIIAGPIIGLAENLAGGYLTAITWPGVKEIIPFIIIIIVMFIKPYGLFGETRIERI is encoded by the coding sequence ATGGCTGATTTACTTCAGTACACAATCACTGGCATAACTGTAGGCATGGTGTATTCTCTGATAGCAATGGGTTTTGTGCTTATATGGAAATCCAGCGGCGTAGCCAATCTTGCGTTAGGCCAACTGGTGCTGTTGTTTTCCTGGTTTACCTACGGAATGCTGGCTCAAACTGGCTTACCAATATGGCTTGGTTTGTTCATTGTTGTAGGCTTCGCTCTTCTGCTCGGATGGATAATCGAAAGGTTTATATTAAGACCGTTGATCGCTCAGCCAATCCTATCACTGATTGCGGTTACGCTTGGTATGGCTTATTTCATTGAGGGGCTTTGTACCTTTGTCTGGCCTTGGGGTGTTGATGTGCTGCCCAGGCTGTTTCCTCAGGATCCGGTACGCATTGTTACTGCAGTGGTGTCTCAGGAATACCTTTGGGCGGCTGGCATCTCGTTGCTGTTATTTGTAGCCTTATCGTTATATTTTAAGTATAGTCGTATGGGTATTGCCATGAGAGCTACTGCTGATGATCAGATGGCAGTGCAGGCATGCGGAATACCGGTAACCAAAATATTCTCCCGCTCGTGGATGTTTGCCTGCGTCATGGCGGCTATTGGCGGAGTACTGATGTCCAGTATTGGGGGGATAAGTTACGGATTGGTTGAAACCGGCATGAAATCATTTTCGGTAGTGATATTAGGGGGACTCGATTCCTTTCTTGGGGCAATAATCGCTGGACCTATCATAGGACTTGCGGAAAATCTGGCGGGTGGATATCTCACGGCTATAACTTGGCCGGGAGTAAAAGAAATTATTCCGTTTATCATCATAATTATCGTAATGTTTATTAAACCGTATGGACTATTTGGCGAAACACGTATAGAGAGGATTTAA
- a CDS encoding AMP-binding protein encodes MSQLTAETIPGLVVANSLKRADRTAMCMKQFGIWKRYSWQEYYKRVKYFSLGLIQMGLNPGDVVCIIGDNEPEWFWGEFAVQAAGAIATGTFVDSIPSELKYIMEHSGASFAIANDQEQVDKFLQIKHELPSLRKVVYWDPKGLKNYDDPTLVNFNDVLDLGKERDRNNPDEFDNLVVRLQPDDTAFIYYTSGTTGLPKGAILTHRALIRTAQSFISRYPLTDKDDLISNFPAAWVGDSYFSTIPHLLTGARLNFAEEPDTIAQDTREVGPHFVIYGPRQWEGLVSEIQIKMMDAHWLKRFVYKLCMPVGYRMADFTLEGKKPPTRWKVLYAIANLLLFHPLKDKLGLSRVRFAVTGSSVLSLDTFRFIHAIGVSLRQNYASTESGYISSHSEGDIRFESVGRPARGVEVRLMDSGELWVRSDCMFSGYHANPEKTRQALYKGWCRTGDAVNINDNGHILFLDRLEHMGELRTGAKYAPQYIEGRLRFSPYIKDAMVVGDVERDYVTAIINMDFAMVGKWAEDHHIAYTTFVDLSQREEVADLIRRDLNRVNSYLPAPARVKRFVLMHKEFDADEAELTRTRKLRREYMEERYRELIEAMYQGGSEVKVEAPVTYRDGRRGVVTTSIKVRSADEPGGING; translated from the coding sequence GTGTCACAGTTGACAGCAGAAACAATACCAGGGCTTGTAGTAGCTAACAGCTTGAAACGGGCAGACCGTACGGCCATGTGCATGAAGCAGTTTGGAATCTGGAAGCGGTACAGTTGGCAGGAGTATTACAAGCGTGTAAAGTATTTTTCGCTAGGACTGATTCAAATGGGATTAAATCCTGGCGACGTAGTTTGCATTATTGGGGATAATGAGCCTGAGTGGTTCTGGGGGGAATTTGCTGTCCAGGCAGCAGGAGCGATTGCAACAGGGACTTTTGTTGATTCGATTCCCTCTGAATTAAAGTATATCATGGAACATTCTGGTGCAAGCTTTGCCATTGCCAACGATCAAGAACAGGTTGACAAGTTTCTCCAGATTAAACATGAATTACCATCCCTCAGAAAAGTCGTTTATTGGGATCCAAAAGGTTTAAAAAACTACGATGATCCTACCCTTGTTAATTTCAATGATGTATTAGACCTGGGTAAAGAGCGAGACCGTAATAATCCAGACGAATTTGATAATCTTGTTGTCAGGCTTCAACCTGATGACACCGCTTTTATTTACTATACTTCAGGTACTACCGGCCTTCCCAAAGGGGCTATTCTTACCCACCGGGCTTTGATCCGTACAGCTCAGAGTTTCATCAGTCGTTATCCGCTTACTGATAAAGATGACCTTATTTCAAACTTCCCTGCCGCTTGGGTCGGCGATAGTTATTTTTCAACGATACCGCATCTTTTAACCGGTGCGCGGCTGAACTTTGCCGAGGAGCCGGATACAATTGCACAAGATACACGCGAGGTTGGTCCGCATTTTGTTATATATGGACCACGCCAATGGGAAGGACTGGTTAGCGAAATCCAGATTAAAATGATGGATGCCCATTGGCTTAAGCGGTTTGTATATAAATTGTGTATGCCAGTTGGGTATCGGATGGCTGATTTCACATTAGAAGGTAAAAAGCCTCCGACAAGATGGAAAGTACTATACGCTATTGCCAATTTATTATTATTTCATCCCCTTAAAGATAAACTAGGATTATCCCGGGTGAGGTTCGCTGTGACTGGCAGTTCTGTTTTAAGTCTGGATACTTTTCGGTTTATTCATGCAATAGGTGTATCGCTCAGGCAGAATTATGCTAGTACCGAATCGGGATATATTTCTTCCCATAGTGAGGGAGATATACGTTTTGAAAGTGTAGGAAGGCCAGCCAGGGGAGTAGAAGTCAGGTTGATGGATTCCGGAGAGCTCTGGGTGAGAAGTGACTGTATGTTTAGTGGCTACCATGCTAATCCGGAGAAAACCCGGCAAGCACTTTACAAAGGCTGGTGTCGTACAGGTGATGCAGTAAACATTAATGATAATGGTCATATTCTGTTTCTGGATCGCCTGGAACATATGGGCGAGCTCAGAACCGGCGCAAAATACGCTCCACAGTATATAGAAGGAAGATTACGTTTCAGCCCTTACATAAAAGATGCCATGGTGGTTGGTGATGTTGAAAGAGACTACGTAACGGCAATTATCAACATGGATTTTGCGATGGTAGGCAAATGGGCGGAAGACCACCACATCGCATACACTACTTTTGTAGATCTTTCCCAGCGTGAAGAAGTAGCCGATCTCATCCGCCGCGATCTTAATCGAGTCAACAGCTATCTGCCAGCACCAGCGCGCGTAAAAAGATTCGTTCTTATGCACAAGGAATTCGATGCCGATGAAGCTGAGCTCACCAGGACACGTAAACTGCGAAGGGAATATATGGAAGAGCGCTATCGGGAATTGATTGAAGCCATGTATCAAGGTGGCAGTGAGGTTAAAGTTGAAGCCCCGGTGACTTATCGGGATGGCAGGCGGGGAGTTGTGACAACTAGTATAAAGGTAAGATCCGCAGATGAACCAGGAGGGATTAATGGCTGA
- a CDS encoding PaaI family thioesterase: protein MGECDNAEQNIRLLTSRVEPAVDYLGMRLETLEPGYARVSMMIKSEHKNFHGNAFGGIIMALADHAFGYAANSLEYPSVASQFNMHFLRAATEGEVLIAESRVIKSGKRISVSEIRITNSQGELVALATGTTVPVTKIEDRKR, encoded by the coding sequence ATGGGTGAGTGTGATAATGCTGAACAAAATATTCGCTTGCTAACCAGCCGTGTGGAACCGGCGGTTGACTATCTTGGGATGCGGCTTGAAACGCTCGAGCCAGGCTATGCCAGGGTATCTATGATGATAAAATCCGAGCATAAAAACTTCCATGGCAATGCATTTGGGGGAATTATTATGGCTTTGGCTGACCATGCATTTGGTTACGCGGCTAACTCTCTAGAATATCCGAGCGTAGCCAGTCAGTTTAACATGCATTTTCTACGAGCCGCCACTGAAGGTGAAGTTCTGATTGCAGAATCCCGGGTGATCAAGAGCGGCAAACGCATAAGCGTTTCTGAAATCAGGATTACCAACTCGCAGGGAGAATTGGTAGCTCTGGCCACTGGTACTACGGTGCCTGTAACAAAAATCGAGGATCGCAAGCGATAA
- a CDS encoding pyridoxal phosphate-dependent aminotransferase yields MAVSAKTAEGMRHSSWIRRMFEAGEELKARLGPENVFDLSLGNPIDEPPVEFLRELMRQTHNPRPGMHRYMANAGYPATRAAVATAISKELGLSFKGSDIVMTCGAAAGLNVVLKTMLNAGDEVIVVSPYFPEYLSYIDNHGGIVRIVEAGDDFLPIPEKIEQAISGKTRAIILNTPNNPTGVVYNEELLGGLASVLERQSHRLGHSIYLISDEPYRRLIYDGIQFSSPLNHYRQAIIATSFSKDLSLPGERIGYIAVNPEIDDKDELVAGFIYANRVLGFVNAPALMQNVVTNLMNATVSVAEYQHRRDYLYKGLIKAGYNVIKPQGAFYLFPGVPGGEDINFVQRLMEYGVLAVPGSGFGREGYMRLSFCVNQVTLEGAVKGLTKAIQEG; encoded by the coding sequence ATGGCCGTATCGGCTAAAACTGCGGAGGGGATGAGGCACAGTTCGTGGATCCGCCGGATGTTTGAAGCCGGTGAAGAACTAAAAGCCAGGCTGGGACCAGAAAATGTATTCGATTTATCCTTGGGTAATCCGATAGATGAACCACCGGTTGAATTCCTCCGGGAATTAATGCGCCAGACTCATAATCCGCGTCCTGGTATGCATCGTTATATGGCCAATGCCGGATATCCGGCTACACGGGCAGCGGTGGCGACAGCAATTTCAAAAGAACTCGGATTAAGTTTTAAAGGCAGCGATATTGTGATGACATGTGGAGCTGCTGCTGGTCTTAACGTTGTCTTGAAGACAATGCTCAATGCTGGTGATGAAGTAATAGTTGTCAGCCCGTACTTTCCGGAATATTTGAGCTATATCGATAATCATGGGGGAATAGTCCGCATTGTGGAAGCCGGGGATGATTTTTTACCAATCCCGGAAAAGATAGAACAGGCAATCTCTGGAAAGACCAGGGCGATTATCCTTAATACCCCCAATAATCCAACGGGTGTTGTTTATAACGAAGAGTTGCTGGGTGGTTTAGCCTCAGTGCTTGAACGACAAAGCCACCGGTTGGGGCACTCAATTTACCTTATCAGTGATGAACCTTATCGACGGTTGATCTACGATGGCATACAGTTTTCTTCTCCGCTTAATCACTATCGTCAAGCGATTATAGCAACTTCATTTTCCAAAGATCTCTCCCTGCCCGGTGAACGAATTGGCTATATCGCTGTCAATCCTGAGATTGACGACAAAGACGAACTTGTTGCCGGTTTTATTTATGCGAACCGGGTATTAGGCTTTGTAAATGCCCCGGCACTGATGCAAAATGTGGTAACCAACTTGATGAATGCGACTGTATCTGTGGCTGAATACCAGCACAGGCGAGACTACCTCTATAAAGGATTGATAAAGGCTGGATATAATGTAATCAAACCTCAGGGAGCCTTTTATTTATTTCCAGGAGTACCCGGAGGAGAAGATATCAATTTTGTTCAACGATTGATGGAATATGGAGTCCTGGCTGTTCCGGGTAGTGGTTTCGGACGTGAGGGATACATGCGCCTTTCCTTTTGTGTCAATCAGGTTACATTGGAAGGCGCGGTTAAGGGATTGACAAAGGCTATTCAGGAAGGATGA